TGGATGTAGTGGTGCTCACGTTCCAGCAGGTCGGTCGGTCGGCTCATCGGTCTTCTCCATGCGCGTGGGGCCCGGGGTTGATAGGGTTCTGTACGAGGCGCGCGGGCGCCTGGTTCGGCGCGCGGCGGCGATGGCCACGCGGTGGCAGGAGCGCGCCCGGCGCGCCGCGAACATGGCTGCGTCGGCCGCTATGGCGCAATCGGCGTCCGGCGAGGCCGTCGGCAAGGGCACCCGAGTCCCTGGAGGAGAGACGTGCTGCACAAGTGGATGCTCGCGGCGGTGACCGCCCTCTGCCTGGCGCCCGGAGCGCGCGCGGACGGCTACACCTACGCCGATCTCGTTAAGAGGCTGACCGACCTGGAAGCGCTGGCCGTACTGCCGAAGCCTGGCAACACGTGCCAGCAGGCGTCGAGCTACGACCGCGCCAGCAGGCTCGACCCCGCCACCGGCCGCTATGTGGCCTGGGACGCCAACGGCGACGGCGGCGGCGTCATACGCGCCGAGGGCGATCAGTTGGTGCTCGCCGAGATGGAGGGGCCCGGCTGCATCTGGCGCATCTGGTCGGCGGCGCCGGGCAAGGGCCGCGTCCGAATCTACCTGGACGGTGACCCGATCCCCGCCGTCGATCTGCCGTTCGCGGCCTACTTCGACGGCAAGCACGCCCCCTTTGTTTACCCGTCGCTCGTGCACGACGCGGCCAGCGGCAAGAACGCCTACGTGCCGATCCCGTTCCAGAGGTCGTGCAAGGTGGTGGCGGAGAGGAACTGGGGGCTCTACTATCATTTCACCTGGGAGCGCTTCCCGGCCGGAACCACGGTGCCGACGTTTCGGCAGGTGATGCCCCAGGCCGACCTGAGCGCGCTGCGCCGAGCCGACGAGTACCTGACCGGCCGGTTGGGCGAGGACCCGGCCGGCCCGCGGCGCGACGAGCAGAGCATCGAGCGCCGCACGCGCGTGGCGCCCGGCGCCGCCGTGACCGTCGCTCGCATCGACGGACCCCGGGCGGTCACGGCGCTCCGGGTGCGCCCGCGCCTCGGCGACCGCAAGGACGAGGTGATGGCCCTCCGCGAACTCGTGCTGCGCGTCACCTTCGACGACGCGGCCGCCCCCGCGGTCTGGTCGCCGCTCGGCGACTTCTTCGGCACCGCGCCCGGCATCAACCACTACCGCTCACTGCCGCTCGGCATGACCGAGGATGGCTTCTACTCGTTCTGGTACATGCCCTTCGCGCGCGGCGCCACCGTGGAGATCGTCAACGAGGGGAAGAGCGCGCGCACGCTCGACTGGCGAATCACCCACGCGCCGCTGGACCGGCCCGTCGAGCAACTCGGCCGCTTCCACGCCAAGTGGCATCGCGACGCCTTCCTACCGCCGGAGCCCGAGCGCCACATTGAGTGGACGATGCTGCAGGCCAGCGGCGCCGGCCGCTTCTGCGGCGTGTCGCTACACGTGTGGAACCCCAAGGGCGGTTGGTGGGGCGAGGGCGACGAGATGTTCTACGTGGACGGCGAGCGGTTCCCGTCGACGTTCGGCACCGGCTCGGAGGACTACTTTGGCTACGCCTGGTGCAACCCCGCGCGGTTCGTCAACGCCTTCCACAACCAGCCCTTCAACAGCGGCAACAACCGTGGCCACGCCAGCGTGAACCGTTGGCACGTGGCAGACAGCGTTCCGTTTCAGACTTCCTTCTTCGGCAGCATCGAGAAGTACTATCCCAACGACCGCCCCACTCTCTACGCCGCCGTGCCCTACTGGTATCAGCGGGCCGGATCCGCCGACGCGTACGGCCCCACGCCCGTGGCCGAGCGCATCGGCTACTTCGAGGTCGGGCCGCTACCGGCCACCGAGGTCAAGGGCGCTACCGAAGGCGAGACGATGGTGGTGCTGGAGCGCACCGGGGGCGACACGAGCGTGCAGGATCTCAGCGCCTTCGGCCCCGCCTGGAGCAAGGACAAGCAGGTGTGGTGGACGGGCGGCAGGCCCGGGGACCGGCTGACCCTGACGCTTCCGGTGCGGCGCGCGGGGCGCTACGACATCAAGTTGCAGATGACCTGCGCCCGCGACTACGGCATCGTGCAGTGGTGGCTGGACGGCGAGAAGCTGGGTGACCCGCAGGACCTCTACAGCGCCGAGGTCGTTCCGACCGGCGAGCTGATCCTGGGCACCCGACAGCTCACGGCCGGCGAGCACCGGCTGGTGGCCGAGATCGTCGGCGCCAACCCGAGCGCGGTCCCGGCCCACATGGTCGGCCTGGACTACGTGCTGCTCGCCCCGGCTAACGCACGGTGACCCCGCGTACCCAGGAGTTCGTCTTGATGCGGCGGTCACCGGGCGCCAGGCGCCGCCCGTTAATCGTCACGTTGTCGAACGTGACTCCCTCGATGGGGCTCTGCGAGGCGTCGGCCATCAGCACCACGTCCGGGCAGCGCGCGCGCAGAACGCGCACGTTGCGGAAGAGCACGTCGCGGATGGCGCCGCTCGGCTTGGCGCGCTTCGGCGGGTCGCGCAGTTCGTAGGGCGAGCCGCGCTTGCGCGGATGCTCCATGTGCCAGTCGTCCCAGTTGTTGATGACCTTCAGCGACGGGCGGTGCGGCCCCACCACGTCCTCGATCACGATGTTCTCGAAGCGGAAGGCGCGGGCACTGCCGGCCCCGGTCAGCTTCAGGCCGGCCACCGGGCAAGCCGACATGTCGTCGGTCGAGTGGATCACCGTGCAGTCCTCGTAGGCCACGTTCTCGATGTCGGCGTCGGCCTCGTGCATGAGCCCCAGGCTGCCGCCCACGTCGTTCCACACCACGCAGCGCCGAAAGGTCACGTTGCGCTGCGGGATCCAGACCTTGACCTCCATCGTGTCGTCCGCGTTGTGGCTGAAGCAGTCCTCCACCAGGGCGTCGGAGGTACCGCCGATCGCGATGCCGTCGTTGTTGACGTAGTGACCGACGATCTTCACGTTCGAGACGCGAACACGGCGACAGTTCACCACGTTCAGCGACCACACGGAGGACTCGCGGATCACGATGCCCTCCACGGTCAGGTCCTCGACATCCTGCACGCGCAAGAGGTGACCGCGCTGGTGCGCCTCCAGTCCCCGACGGCCGCACAGGATGCCGCGCCCGCGGATGGTGACGCGCTTGCGCCCCTGGCTGCCGAAGAGGCCCGGCGCCCACCAGACCGGGACGCCGTACGCCTCGTGCAGCGTCCCGGGGCCGAGCTTGTTGGAGGGCGTGGGGCGCAGGCTTACGATGGCGCCGCCGGCGATGTACACCGTCTCGCCGCTGAGCAGGTCGACCTCGCTCGCCTCGTGATAGCCCGGGCCGTAGTAGCGCACGCCGGGGTCGCCGGGCCGCGGCGCGCCGCGCTCCGGCGGGTTCACGAAGATGTGCAGCGGGTGCCGGAGGCCGCCGCCAGGCTCCAGGCTGAGCTGGCAGGGCTTCGCCACGCGGAAGCGCACGCGCCCGTCGCGTACGCGCGGACAGATGCGGTGGGCCAGGGGGCGCACGGTGACGCGCGCGGTGTCCAACCCGGCGTGGCGCAGGCCGTCCAGAAGGCGCACCTCGATCTCGGCCCCGCCACCCTCGCCCAGATCGAAGTAGCAGAAGGTGATTGGCGACACGGGCCGCCCGGCGATGGCCGTGTGCGACTCCGCGTCGAAGCGCCACGAGGTGTAGCAGGAGGCGGGCCGGCCGTTGACGGTCACCGCGTAGTCCGGTGACGCCGGCTCGCCCGGCGGGGCAGGGTAGAGCGTGGGACCGCCACGCGCCTCTGCCGGCCGGGCCGCCGATCGTCCGGCCATCAGCGCGGCTCCCGCTATCGCCGCCAGCGCCGCGATCGCCGCCGCGCTCGCGCTCTGTCGCATGGTGTCCTCCTCCTCTCGCCACCGCGCCTGTGCTCCGCCGCCGTGCCGCACGCGGGGCCATGCAGGCGTGTCGGCCCCGGAGCGCACCGTCGAGCACCGTCTATCCCTGCGGCAGATCGATCCAGCCGCCGCGCGAGGCGGAGCGCTGGCAAGCCGCGACGGCGCGCTGCGCCGCCAGTCCGTCCTCGAAGCTCGGGCCGCGCAACTCGCCCGAGGCCACGCTCTCGATCCAGTCGTAGAGGCAGTGCACATGGAACTGAGGCCAGCCCACGCTGTTCCTGGTGGCGCTCAGCGCGTAAGGGCGCGGGTAGCGCGCCACGCACTCGATGCGCTGCTGGCCGCGACGGCCACCCAGCGGCGCCTCCGGGAGCGTGTTGTCGTAGACGGTGAGCCAGTTGGGGTCCATCAGGTTGAAGGCGAGCGCGCCGCGGCTGCCGTGGATCTCGAAGCGCAGCTCGTCCTGCGCGCCGGTGGCCAGGCGCGACGCCTCCACGGTGCCTACGGCGCCACCCGCCGCGCGGGCCTGCACGAGCGCGATGTCGTCCACGTCAACCGCCGCCATGCCGCCAGCGGCCGGATCCGGCCGCTCGGCGATGCGCGTCTCCATCACCGCGCGCACGGCGGAGAGGGGGCCAAGAAGGTAGCGCATGAGGTCCAGTATATGGACGCCCAGGTCCATGATGGCGCCACCCCCGGAGCGGTCCATGCGCATGCGCCAGGAGATGGGCCGGCGCGGGTCCGTGTAGCCGGAGTGCAGGTAGGCGCCGCGGAACTGATAGACCTCGCCGAGGAAGCCCTCGTCCACAAGCTGCCTGGCGCGCAGCACGGCCGGCACGTAGCGGTAGTTGAACGTCATGCGGTGGACGAGACGGGTGCCGCGAGCGATGGCGGCGAGCTCCTCGGCCTCGGTCACGGTGCGCGCGAGCGGCTTGTCGCAGTAGACGTGCTTGCCGGCGAGCAGGGCGTCGCGCACCAGTGGGTAGTGCGCGTCGTTGGGCGTACAGCAGTGGATGAGCTGAATATCGGCGCGGGCGAGCAGGTCCGTATAGTCGGTGGTGGCGAAGGCGAAGCCTGCCTGCTCGCGCGCGCGCTCGCCGCTGGCAGGCGTGGCGGTGCAAACGCCCACCAGACGGGTGCGCGCCGGGAGCGGACTGTAGAAGAAGGGCAGCGCCGCGTGCGCGAACGCGTGCACCCTGCCGATGAAGCCGTAGCCGGCGATGCCGACGCCAAGTTCCATATCGGTGACTCCCTCTGGGGCCGCTCCTCGCGGGCCGCCGCTCCGTGCGGGCGGCCGGCGGCCGGCGCATGCAGGATCCGGCGCTCGGCGTGGGGAACCGAGATGCGACACGTGTCCGCGTCCGGCGCGCCGCGCGCCGGAACGCGGCTGGAGGCGCTGGCGTCCACATGACGGACCGATTGCCGCGCGCGCCCGGCCGGAGGCACTGGATCCCCTGGTTCGTGCTGGCCGCCGCCCTCACCATGACCCTCGCCGCCGGCGCCTACGTCTCCGAGGCGACCGACGGCAGGGACCGCGTGCGCTTTGCCAGCGCCGTGCGGCAGACCCAGGACTGGATCCGCGCCCGTCTGGAGACCTACATCGCCCTCCTGCGCGGCGGCGTCGGCCTCTTCTCC
The Chthonomonadales bacterium genome window above contains:
- a CDS encoding Gfo/Idh/MocA family oxidoreductase; amino-acid sequence: MELGVGIAGYGFIGRVHAFAHAALPFFYSPLPARTRLVGVCTATPASGERAREQAGFAFATTDYTDLLARADIQLIHCCTPNDAHYPLVRDALLAGKHVYCDKPLARTVTEAEELAAIARGTRLVHRMTFNYRYVPAVLRARQLVDEGFLGEVYQFRGAYLHSGYTDPRRPISWRMRMDRSGGGAIMDLGVHILDLMRYLLGPLSAVRAVMETRIAERPDPAAGGMAAVDVDDIALVQARAAGGAVGTVEASRLATGAQDELRFEIHGSRGALAFNLMDPNWLTVYDNTLPEAPLGGRRGQQRIECVARYPRPYALSATRNSVGWPQFHVHCLYDWIESVASGELRGPSFEDGLAAQRAVAACQRSASRGGWIDLPQG
- a CDS encoding DUF2961 domain-containing protein, with the translated sequence MLHKWMLAAVTALCLAPGARADGYTYADLVKRLTDLEALAVLPKPGNTCQQASSYDRASRLDPATGRYVAWDANGDGGGVIRAEGDQLVLAEMEGPGCIWRIWSAAPGKGRVRIYLDGDPIPAVDLPFAAYFDGKHAPFVYPSLVHDAASGKNAYVPIPFQRSCKVVAERNWGLYYHFTWERFPAGTTVPTFRQVMPQADLSALRRADEYLTGRLGEDPAGPRRDEQSIERRTRVAPGAAVTVARIDGPRAVTALRVRPRLGDRKDEVMALRELVLRVTFDDAAAPAVWSPLGDFFGTAPGINHYRSLPLGMTEDGFYSFWYMPFARGATVEIVNEGKSARTLDWRITHAPLDRPVEQLGRFHAKWHRDAFLPPEPERHIEWTMLQASGAGRFCGVSLHVWNPKGGWWGEGDEMFYVDGERFPSTFGTGSEDYFGYAWCNPARFVNAFHNQPFNSGNNRGHASVNRWHVADSVPFQTSFFGSIEKYYPNDRPTLYAAVPYWYQRAGSADAYGPTPVAERIGYFEVGPLPATEVKGATEGETMVVLERTGGDTSVQDLSAFGPAWSKDKQVWWTGGRPGDRLTLTLPVRRAGRYDIKLQMTCARDYGIVQWWLDGEKLGDPQDLYSAEVVPTGELILGTRQLTAGEHRLVAEIVGANPSAVPAHMVGLDYVLLAPANAR